From a single Aspergillus puulaauensis MK2 DNA, chromosome 2, nearly complete sequence genomic region:
- a CDS encoding Clr5 domain-containing protein (COG:S;~EggNog:ENOG410PTYT;~InterPro:IPR025676;~PFAM:PF14420) gives MMEGSIPSSSLSTPTPTSSSSPAAPSLFRPRRSEDWNKFRPIIEQLYRDDQLKLKDVKRIMERNHSFVASEKQYKDRLAAWNIRKNIKAKEVNIMIRKQQKRAARGKQTVFRVAGQKVDTKRIARFVRRYGTNWDNNKPRPVEPHRDSPDPSTPSDMSYYTPEPDERATTLSPHPDNHVHPFDNLDSIPDSELDETKSLPITLSPTASTNDTPRPIETMSPISDDPWTALANFQTKLLELGERLDNSTAGLYPADEPGQQQQH, from the exons ATGATGGAAGGTTCCATCCCTTCGTCTAGTCTCTCTACTCCTACTcctacttcttcttcctcgcccgccgCTCCCTCTCTATTTCGTCCTCGCAGATCGGAGGACTGGAACAAGTTCCGTCCCATCATCGAGCAACTTTATCGCGATGACCAGCTGAAACTCAAAGATGTCAAGAGAATCATGGAGCGCAATCACAGTTTCGTTGCATC AGAAAAACAATATAAAGACCGCCTAGCGGCCTGGAACATCCGAAAGAACATCAAAGCCAAGGAAGTCAATATCATGATTCGCAAACAGCAGAAGAGAGCTGCGAGAGGCAAGCAAACTGTCTTTCGAGTGGCTGGCCAGAAAGTCGACACCAAACGCATTGCTCGTTTCGTACGAAGATACGGAACGAACTGGGACAACAACAAGCCCCGTCCTGTCGAACCTCATCGAGACAGTCCCGACCCAT CAACTCCTTCGGATATGAGTTACTATACTCCAGAGCCTGACGAACGAGCGACGACGCtgtctcctcatccagacAACCATGTGCATCCCT TTGATAATTTAGATTCTATTCCCGATTCCGAACTTGACGAAACCAAATCCCTTCCGATCACCCTTAGTCCGACCGCCTCAACAAACGATACTCCCAGGCCCATCGAAACGATGTCTCCAATATCCGACGATCCATGGACAGCTCTTGCTAACTTCCAAACCAAGCTTCTGGAGCTCGGGGAAAGGCTCGATAACTCAACGGCCGGGCTCTATCCGGCTGATGAACCCggccaacagcagcagcattga
- a CDS encoding uncharacterized protein (COG:S;~EggNog:ENOG410PTAA;~SECRETED:SignalP(1-19);~TransMembrane:1 (n5-14c19/20o194-215i)), producing MRWNLVQILPLAFLPLVEAAGTVQDLWESPQYPDYTTTYTAGTTIKVSWDPDLVTQFAFFCKDCDVSNVDLWLTGTSYTRKLEAGVDVNKTTSYEWDISLDDSDIEASTEWTFRFLPADAAWGTNNQEISSAKFNLDPRPSASSSSATPSPTPDPTSTTSAPSAPAATETSSNDANSEDVNEDGGSTLSTGAKAGVGIGVGAGGLIIIALAFLLWKRMSALKASKAAGTGAVGGYSNINQYPPPSDGYSPGQKGYFAPPMTKAAPMTSSITTGPVALTELPGGENAREMDAGTDAQRPPIEMDASPRR from the exons atgcgTTGGAATCTTGTCCAGATCCTTCCTTTGGCCTTTCTGCCCCTCGTGGAGGCCGCAGGAACAGTCCAGGATCTCTGGGAATCACCACAATACCCGGATTACACCACCACCTACACGGCGGGAACTACAATCAAAGTCAGTTGGGATCCGGATCTCGTCACCCAGTTTGCCTTCTTCTGCAAAGACTGCGATGTCTCAAATGTAGATCTATGGCTCACGGGGACAAGTTATACTCGCAAGCTTGAAG CTGGCGTAGATGTCAACAAGACAACAAGCTACGAATGGGACATCAGCCTCGACGACTCCGACATCGAAGCCTCAACAGAATGGACATTCCGCTTCCTTCCCGCTGATGCCGCCTGGGGTACCAACAACCAGGAAATCTCCTCTGCTAAATTCAACCTCGACCCTAGACCTTCtgcctcatcatcgtctgcaaCACCTTCGCCAACGCCCGACCCAACGTCAACAACGTCAGCTCCTAGTGCGCCAGCGGCTACAGAAACGAGCTCTAATGACGCTAACTCCGAGGACGTTAACGAAGACGGTGGTAGCACTCTCTCAACAGGTGCGAAAGCTGGAGTCGGTATCGGTGTTGGCGCCGGCGGTCTTATTATTATCGCACTCGCCTTCCTTCTCTGGAAACGTATGAGTGCACTAAAGGCCAGCAAAGCTGCCGGGACTGGGGCTGTCGGTGGGTACAGCAATATCAACCAATATCCGCCTCCAAGCGATGGGTACAGCCCAGGCCAAAAGGGATACTTTGCTCCGCCAATGACCAAGGCTGCACCTATGACATCGTCTATTACAACTGGACCTGTTGCTTTGACCGAGCTGCCTGGAGGTGAGAATGCTCGAGAAATGGATGCCGGCACAGACGCGCAGCGCCCGCCCATTGAAATGGACGCCAGCCCACGTCGTTAG
- the pex13 gene encoding peroxin PEX13 (COG:U;~EggNog:ENOG410PFZY;~InterPro:IPR035463,IPR036028,IPR001452,IPR007223;~PFAM:PF04088,PF00018,PF07653;~TransMembrane:1 (n13-20c38/39o276-298i);~go_component: GO:0005777 - peroxisome [Evidence IEA];~go_component: GO:0016021 - integral component of membrane [Evidence IEA];~go_function: GO:0005515 - protein binding [Evidence IEA];~go_process: GO:0016560 - protein import into peroxisome matrix, docking [Evidence IEA]), whose translation MASVSPPKPWERAGAAAGAVSSPATTSSAMSPAPTTSAATPTAATSTTSATTAAPSLPSRPSTLSTVANQNASNYSPYGASRLGASPYGGMGGYSSYSSPYSRFGGMGSMGSMGSMYGGYGGYGGMGGMGGMYGGMGGMGGMYGGGMPGDPNDPNSLTNSFGQSTQATFQMIESIVGAFGGFAQMLESTYMATHSSFFAMVSVAEQFGNLRNTLGSALGIFTIIRWFRTLIAKITGRPPPADATALTPAAFAAFMGGRSSLPDGSPAPPKPSRKPFLMFLVALFGLPYLMGKLIKSLARSQEEQRQKMMVGPNGEPTQAALDPAKLDFCRVLYDYTPESQETNGIDLAVNKGDIVAVLSKSDPMGNASEWWRCRARDGRVGYLPGPYLETIQRKPQQQAITSGSEASSRSNTMQAHVTAETPATEQKPVLKGKMGDIPSESFQKSAFYS comes from the exons ATGGCGTCTGTTTCGCCACCCAAGCCGTGGGAGAGAGCCGGCGCTGCTGCCG GCGCTGTTTCGTCGCCCGCAACCACATCTTCCGCCATGAGCCCAGCGCCGACGACTTCGGCTGCTACCCCGACCGCAGCCACCTCCACAACAAGCGCaaccaccgccgcccccTCTTTACCCTCCCGACCTAGCACACTCAGCACCGTGGCGAACCAAAACGCCTCAAATTATTCCCCATACGGAGCCTCTCGACTAGGAGCGTCTCCGTACGGAGGAATGGGCGGTTACAGCAGTTACTCCTCCCCATACTCTCGTTTCGGCGGGATGGGGTCGATGGGGTCGATGGGTTCGATGTACGGTGGCTACGGTGGCTATGGAGGCATGGGTGGTATGGGAGGCATGTATGGTGGCATGGGCGGTATGGGAGGGATgtacggcggcggcatgccCGGTGATCCCAATGATCCCAACAGTTTGACGAATTCTTTCGGCCAAAGTACCCAGGCTACTTTCCAGATGATCGAGAGTATTGTCGGGGCCTTTGGTGGATTTGCACAGATGCTTGAAAGCACATATATGGCGACACATAGCTCGTTTTTCG CCATGGTTTCGGTCGCTGAGCAGTTTGGAAACTTGCGCAACACTCTCGGCTCCGCCTTAGGAATTTTCACAATAATAAGATGGTTTAGAACGTTGATTGCGAAAATCACCGGTCGTCCGCCACCTGCAGATGCCACTGCTCTCACACCAGCTGCTTTTGCTGCATTCATGGGTGGCCGTTCATCACTTCCAGATGGCTCGCCAGCGCCACCTAAGCCATCAAGGAAGCCATTCCTGATGTTCCTGGTTGCTCTTTTCGGCCTTCCATATCTGATGGGCAAGCTGATTAAGTCTCTTGCACGTTCGCAAGAGGAACAgcgccagaagatgatggttGGCCCCAACGGCGAGCCCACGCAGGCGGCTCTAGACCCGGCTAAGCTCGACTTCTGCCGGGTGCTTTATGACTACACTCCCGAGTCACAAGAGACCAATGGCATCGATCTAGCGGTGAACAAGGGCGACATTGTCGCCGTGCTCAGCAAGTCCGACCCGATGGGCAATGCATCGGAATGGTGGCGCTGCCGCGCCCGAGACGGCCGTGTCGGCTATCTCCCGGGCCCGTATCTGGAAACGATCCAGCGcaagccgcagcagcaagcaaTCACGTCAGGCAGTGAGGCTagcagccgcagcaacaCGATGCAGGCGCATGTAACCGCGGAGACACCTGCCACGGAACAGAAGCCCGTGCTGAAGGGCAAGATGGGCGACATCCCGTCGGAGAGTTTCCAAAAGAGCGCATTCTACTCATAA
- the ERO1 gene encoding ER oxidoreductin (BUSCO:EOG09261JR0;~COG:O;~EggNog:ENOG410PG36;~InterPro:IPR037192,IPR007266;~PFAM:PF04137;~SECRETED:SignalP(1-21);~go_component: GO:0005783 - endoplasmic reticulum [Evidence IEA];~go_function: GO:0003756 - protein disulfide isomerase activity [Evidence IEA];~go_function: GO:0016671 - oxidoreductase activity, acting on a sulfur group of donors, disulfide as acceptor [Evidence IEA];~go_process: GO:0055114 - oxidation-reduction process [Evidence IEA]) — MRTAAKIFYLAVFGFMSLAGADQQYHSYDTCAIDPKSMVSDACVSYHTVDSINDQVYGLLQSITQETDFFSYYRLNLFNKVCPFWSDSESMCGNIACAVNTIDSEEDIPLTWRAEELSKLEGPKAGHPGRKQQHERPRDRPLQGMLGENVGESCVVEYDDECDDRDYCVPEDEGASGKGDYVSLVDNPERFTGYAGAGAHQVWDAIYRENCFVKPTPELEQSSFSPMGALGGGLQAGGLQAVQDFRNVLEKELKRPELLPLDNECVEKRVFHRLISGMHASISTHLCWDYLNQTTGQWHPNLQCFEERIHNHPERISNLYFNYALVSRAVSKLRKHLEGYTYCLGDPAQDRETKEKMSLLTSTLAERPQIFDENVMFQDPSALDLKEDFRNRFRNVSRLMDCVGCDKCRLWGKLQVNGYGTALKVLFDYDETKNGENPPLRRTELVALINTLGRISHSISAVRSFHRAMDVTDGQVFAIAAGSGSLKGHKGQTVRRLVKDGGSTFYYEGGTDGDYQYVVEDRPWERTRVRRKEDTILDDIKAEFGVVRDTAIFILKSWYNIPWTFWELGVLEINRLWAYWLGLPVPPRTWRIQLPKQRARVVETHEEL; from the exons ATGCGCACAGCGGCGAAAATATTCTACCTGGCTGTATTCGGCTTCATGAGCCTGGCCGGTGCTGATCAGCAATACCACAGCTATGACACCTGCGCA ATCGATCCCAAATCCATGGTATCAGATGCCTGCGTTTCCTACCACACAGTCGATTCCATTAACGACCAAGTCTACGGCCTCCTCCAGTCCATTACACAAGAAACAGATTTCTTCTCATACTACCGTCTCAACCTCTTCAATAAAGTATGTCCGTTTTGGTCAGATTCCGAAAGTATGTGTGGGAATATTGCGTGCGCGGTGAATACTATAGACTCGGAAGAGGATATTCCGTTGACGTGGCGCGCGGAGGAGCTGAGCAAACTTGAGGGTCCCAAGGCTGGTCATCCGGGCCGTAAGCAGCAACATGAGAGGCCACGGGATCGACCGCTGCAGGGAATGCTAGGAGAGAACGTTGGAGAAAGTTGCGTGGTTGAGTACGATGACGAGTGCGATGACCGGGACTACTGTGTTCCTGAGGACGAGGGGGCTAGTGGAAAGGGTGACTATGTCAGCTTGGTCGACAACCCGGAGCGATTCACGGGAtacgctggagctggcgcaCATCAAGTCTGGGACGCCATCTACCGCGAGAACTGTTTCGTGAAGCCGACTCCGGAACTTGAACagtcttccttctctccgATGGGTGCGCTTGGTGGTGGACTTCAGGCCGGCGGGCTCCAGGCTGTGCAAGATTTCCGAAACGTGCTTGAGAAGGAATTGAAACGGCCTGAATTGTTGCCGCTGGATAATGAGTGTGTTGAGAAGCGGGTCTTCCATCGGCTCATTAGCGGAATGCATGCGTCTATCTCGACACATCTATGCTGGGATTACCTCAACCAGACGACCGGGCAGTGGCACCCCAACCTTCAATGTTTCGAGGAGCGGATCCACAATCACCCAGAGCGCATCTCGAATCTTTACTTCAACTATGCCCTGGTGTCTCGTGCGGTGTCTAAGCTGCGGAAGCACCTCGAGGGTTACACGTACTGTCTCGGCGACCCAGCGCAGGACCGAGAGACCAAAGAGAAGATGTCGCTCCTGACATCCACTCTTGCAGAACGCCCCCAGATCTTCGACGAGAACGTCATGTTCCAAGACCCCAGCGCTCTAGACCTCAAGGAAGATTTCCGGAACCGATTTCGAAATGTGAGCCGATTGATGGACTGCGTCGGATGCGACAAGTGTCGCCTCTGGGGTAAGCTCCAGGTCAACGGCTACGGCACCGCACTTAAGGTCCTCTTTGATTACGACGAGACCAAGAATGGCGAGAACCCCCCTCTGCGCCGAACTGAACTGGTGGCTTTGATCAACACCCTGGGCCGCATTTCCCACAGTATTTCAGCGGTTCGAAGCTTCCACCGCGCGATGGACGTTACTGATGGTCAAGTATTCGCTATCGCTGCAGGCTCGGGATCACTGAAGGGTCACAAGGGTCAGACAGTTCGGCGTCTAGTCAAAGACGGTGGCTCAACATTCTACTACGAAGGAGGCACCGATGGTGATTATCAGTATGTCGTTGAAGATCGTCCTTGGGAGCGGACCCGGGTAAGGCGCAAGGAGGACACGATCTTGGACGACATCAAGGCCGAGTTCGGCGTGGTACGGGATACTGCTATCTTCATTCTGAAGAGCTGGTACAATATCCCCTGGACATT CTGGGAACTCGGCGTTCTCGAAATAAACCGTCTCTGGGCCTACTGGCTGGGTCTTCCAGTACCACCACGAACTTGGAGAATCCAACTTCCAAAGCAACGAGCTCGTGTGGTTGAAACGCACGAGGAATTGTAA
- a CDS encoding uncharacterized protein (COG:S;~EggNog:ENOG410PSU1;~InterPro:IPR013226) encodes MHRYSMDHYQSYPMYPGARNPRMSMDSNSSLGSNNPYQRFLSPSPTRSSMSYRRSSPIPPPDYDDIMYEAPHHRRGRRRSGQKLRHSQIVSPDIIDRLDSAALFSYHHEGPYDAVYPERNRITRESPIEALRESNAEALRATPHHKIADSVNRQRPLDGVAYFPPGHTDPEGQTYDYEEGYNLMNDAGNFTRFFKFTDEDFRNDPFYNTPAKPFAPIRNVFRRKHRVSA; translated from the exons ATGCATCGGTATTCAATGGATCATTATCAATCGTATCCCATGTACCCTGGGGCTCGCAACCCCAGAATGAGCATGGATTCCAACTCGTCGTTGGGCAGTAACAATCCTTATCAACGCTTTCTTTCGCCATCCCCCACCCGATCCTCTATGAGCTATAGACGTTCATCCCCAATCCCGCCTCCGGATTACGATGACATTATGTACGAGGCTCCTCATCACCGCCGTGGAAGACGTCGCTCTGGGCAAAAACTTCGTCACTCCCAAATCGTCAGCCCCGATATCATTGACCGCTTAGACTCCGCGGCCTTGTTCTCTTATCACCACGAAGGGCCATATGATGCTGTCTACCCTGAGCGCAACAGGATTACTCGGGAAAGCCCCATTGAGGCCCTTCGAGAGTCTAACGCTGAGGCCCTCAGAGCAACTCCACACCACAAAATTGCCGACTCTGTCAACCGCCAGCGCCCTCTTGACGGGGTTGCTTACTTCCCTCCCGGACATACCGATCCAGAAGGCCAGACCTATGATTACGAGGAAGGATACAATTTGATGAATGACGCTGGCAACTTTACCCGCTTTTTC AAATTCACCGATGAAGATTTCAGAAACGATCCCTTCTACAACACCCCCGCGAAGCCGTTTGCTCCGATACGGAACGTTTTCCGACGGAAGCACAGGGTCTCCGCCTAA